One window of Coriobacteriia bacterium genomic DNA carries:
- a CDS encoding N-acetylmuramoyl-L-alanine amidase gives MSAVITQGPQAAHDSGIRPLSAIAYGVIHVTECADPIDGAEDVASYFAQEQSGGSTQYVIDNDSIVQTLPDDRIAWGAPPLNYSGIHIEQSGYSDFTREQWLATYLPQIDNTAWNMARLSRLYDIPLRWLTAADLVAIGTNPAKGSGGWTGHQEVSAAWHQTDHGDPGDGYPVDVLMAKAHFYANGGDAVYEIAPAGWLRFYRLKDGRGDYLLTSSVDEAKRSGYDYEGIAFDVALTKTNTLPLYRLVVNGFHFYTASESEKNQLVSTGAVNEGMIASVGASGTMVKRLVNGSLHLWTTSNDEAATAASNGWSYEGFAFGCGVIQVEASPTWKITKQTATHVEIDLS, from the coding sequence ATGTCCGCAGTAATCACCCAAGGCCCGCAGGCGGCGCATGACTCCGGCATACGGCCTCTGTCGGCCATCGCCTACGGAGTGATCCACGTCACCGAGTGCGCCGATCCAATCGACGGGGCCGAGGACGTCGCGTCGTACTTCGCTCAGGAACAGTCCGGCGGCAGCACCCAGTACGTGATCGACAACGACTCGATCGTCCAGACGCTCCCGGACGACCGCATCGCTTGGGGCGCACCGCCGCTGAACTACTCCGGGATCCACATCGAGCAGTCCGGCTACTCCGACTTCACCCGCGAGCAGTGGCTTGCGACCTACCTCCCGCAGATCGACAACACGGCGTGGAATATGGCGCGCCTGTCGAGACTCTACGACATCCCGCTCAGATGGCTCACAGCCGCCGACCTTGTCGCGATCGGCACGAACCCAGCCAAGGGCTCAGGAGGCTGGACAGGGCATCAGGAAGTCTCAGCGGCATGGCATCAGACCGACCACGGCGACCCGGGCGACGGATATCCGGTCGACGTTCTCATGGCGAAAGCACACTTCTACGCGAATGGAGGGGACGCCGTGTATGAGATAGCACCGGCGGGATGGCTGAGGTTCTATCGGCTCAAGGACGGCAGGGGAGACTACCTGCTCACCTCTTCGGTGGACGAGGCCAAGCGCAGCGGCTACGACTACGAGGGCATCGCCTTCGACGTGGCCCTCACCAAGACCAACACGCTGCCACTGTATCGCCTGGTGGTCAACGGCTTCCACTTCTACACCGCCTCGGAGTCCGAGAAGAACCAGCTTGTCAGCACCGGCGCAGTCAACGAGGGCATGATCGCCTCCGTGGGCGCGAGCGGCACGATGGTCAAGCGGCTTGTGAACGGAAGCCTCCACCTCTGGACGACATCGAACGACGAGGCTGCGACCGCGGCATCAAACGGCTGGAGCTACGAAGGCTTCGCGTTCGGCTGCGGCGTCATCCAAGTCGAGGCATCGCCAACGTGGAAGATCACCAAGCAGACGGCCACGCACGTCGAGATCGATCTGTCGTGA
- a CDS encoding FAD-binding protein: MKEEEVDRRGFLKGAVGVGAVVAGLVATGCTSKVATEVPAWDHEVDVAVAGFGIGGSSASLAAQKTGAKVLCVEAYSQVGGTAVDSGGGAAGPASIEAAMATMPYGNRKLLQTFVEGMPKVTEMIVKSGAPVRASSSGFTIGAESTHKSRLACFEFLAKTFTDAGGTLLMDTKAIKLLTSGDGTVDGLQARDKGGKILNIKAKAVILACGGFQNNPEMKTKFLGPYGDQVVARSVPTNDGTGMLMAQAIGAGLSKSLGTFYGHSIASNIDLSFMEFSEIGSQYHDNRSIVVNLDGVRFADEGMGLAGDLCNEALARQRWGRGCLIFDQYIYDKWGSTTAGGTPTGIDRTQEVLKRGGHVVSANTIEELAGKIAAWGYNRASVIKTVTDYNAAVDAGATANLPVPRTAGMIASIVKIAKPPFWATEVVGGMSCCFGGLAINAKAEVLKADGGAPIPGLYAVPGTAGGITFVHYYVSSIGAAAAFGWASAQNAVEYAKSK, translated from the coding sequence ATGAAAGAAGAAGAGGTTGATCGGCGAGGATTCCTGAAAGGCGCCGTGGGAGTCGGCGCCGTGGTGGCGGGTCTTGTGGCAACTGGCTGCACCAGCAAAGTGGCAACAGAGGTTCCCGCTTGGGATCATGAGGTGGACGTGGCAGTGGCCGGGTTTGGCATCGGCGGCTCGTCGGCTTCCTTGGCCGCGCAGAAGACAGGGGCCAAGGTGCTTTGTGTGGAGGCCTACTCCCAGGTTGGCGGCACAGCCGTGGATTCCGGTGGCGGTGCTGCCGGCCCCGCATCAATCGAGGCGGCAATGGCAACTATGCCTTATGGCAATCGCAAGTTGTTGCAGACTTTCGTGGAGGGAATGCCCAAGGTCACCGAGATGATCGTGAAAAGTGGCGCACCAGTTCGCGCTTCATCATCTGGGTTCACTATTGGTGCTGAGAGCACCCACAAATCCCGCCTGGCGTGCTTCGAGTTTCTGGCGAAGACCTTTACGGACGCTGGCGGAACCCTGTTGATGGACACCAAGGCCATCAAACTTCTGACATCCGGTGATGGGACTGTCGACGGCCTTCAGGCGAGGGACAAAGGCGGCAAGATCTTGAACATCAAGGCCAAGGCTGTGATCTTGGCCTGCGGCGGTTTTCAGAACAATCCGGAGATGAAGACTAAGTTCCTTGGCCCTTATGGAGACCAAGTGGTCGCGCGCAGTGTACCGACCAACGATGGCACTGGGATGCTGATGGCTCAGGCTATCGGTGCCGGGCTTAGCAAGAGCTTGGGGACCTTCTACGGGCACAGCATTGCGTCTAACATCGATTTGAGCTTCATGGAATTCTCCGAGATCGGTTCGCAATATCACGACAACCGTTCCATCGTAGTCAACCTTGATGGCGTTCGTTTTGCCGATGAGGGTATGGGACTGGCCGGCGATCTGTGCAACGAAGCCTTGGCACGCCAGCGCTGGGGCCGGGGCTGTTTGATCTTTGACCAGTACATCTACGACAAGTGGGGTAGCACGACGGCCGGCGGTACACCGACGGGTATTGATCGAACTCAAGAGGTTCTGAAGCGTGGCGGTCATGTGGTCAGCGCGAACACGATCGAGGAACTTGCCGGGAAGATCGCAGCCTGGGGCTATAACCGGGCCAGTGTGATCAAGACCGTCACTGACTACAACGCAGCCGTAGACGCAGGCGCAACGGCCAATCTGCCGGTGCCCAGGACTGCTGGGATGATCGCCAGTATCGTTAAGATCGCCAAACCGCCATTTTGGGCAACCGAAGTCGTTGGCGGTATGAGCTGCTGTTTTGGCGGCCTTGCGATCAATGCCAAGGCCGAGGTTCTGAAAGCAGATGGCGGCGCTCCGATTCCCGGACTGTACGCTGTACCAGGCACCGCGGGCGGTATCACGTTCGTCCACTATTACGTGAGCTCCATCGGAGCTGCTGCCGCTTTCGGCTGGGCGAGCGCCCAGAATGCTGTCGAGTATGCCAAGTCCAAGTAG
- a CDS encoding response regulator transcription factor → MDASTGIDKRTVVICAGIAFVFYSTANILQTPIQIGGTTSQSTVLSLFKAGFALLLALYMLKVGISFRRLLMIWGVAVFFFVSSPVLGLLSESAFTDHVYFVALGIATSTGLIVVTTLLSRLSWNTIKYVVIIQHMLAGSANYALTMLGFTDIKAAEYFFYVLFVIATVVWIVSMGAERDFELVAVRPAVDDISQLSRTQITLTAMAIGGAALAPFLFGAFEQLAPDMLELAYLQPTSSLIDNLGIPAIILIGFLFKKEISIEVSFFMVSIGSFVFLLIALLDSRFTHMLYFATLALVIYMHLAIWLFVFKVGKSGPVQAGVLMGISVFTVSFTRMCGNLTAYVARALTDAQSTIDTVNLWALAVFALINLSLFVITYRLQRKIADSASAENQASVKTSLETCAQELATRFSLSQREYQVLLEYAAGRSAPFIAKKYYLSVFTVKNYVGRFYAKMGIHDRQQLLDLLEAEERRK, encoded by the coding sequence ATGGATGCCAGCACGGGTATCGACAAGCGTACAGTGGTGATTTGTGCCGGCATTGCTTTCGTCTTCTACTCGACCGCCAATATCCTCCAGACTCCTATCCAAATCGGCGGCACGACGTCTCAAAGCACTGTGCTGTCGTTGTTCAAAGCAGGATTCGCCCTGTTATTGGCACTCTACATGCTCAAGGTTGGCATCTCCTTCAGGCGACTGCTGATGATCTGGGGGGTTGCCGTTTTCTTCTTCGTCTCCTCGCCGGTATTGGGGCTCTTGTCTGAATCAGCCTTCACGGATCACGTCTACTTTGTGGCCCTGGGGATAGCAACCTCAACCGGGCTGATCGTTGTGACCACCCTGCTCTCACGCCTTTCTTGGAACACAATCAAATACGTTGTCATTATTCAGCACATGCTGGCCGGATCAGCCAACTACGCCTTAACCATGCTCGGGTTTACAGACATCAAGGCGGCTGAGTATTTCTTCTATGTGTTGTTCGTGATCGCCACCGTTGTGTGGATCGTGTCCATGGGGGCTGAAAGAGACTTCGAGCTAGTCGCCGTGAGGCCCGCCGTTGATGATATTAGCCAATTGAGCCGCACCCAGATCACTCTGACTGCAATGGCTATCGGTGGTGCAGCGTTAGCTCCCTTTCTCTTCGGTGCGTTCGAGCAGCTCGCGCCCGACATGCTGGAGCTGGCATATCTTCAACCGACAAGCAGCCTGATCGACAACCTAGGGATCCCTGCAATAATCCTGATCGGTTTCCTCTTCAAGAAGGAGATCAGCATCGAGGTCTCCTTCTTCATGGTCAGTATCGGCTCATTCGTATTCCTGCTCATAGCGCTACTCGACTCTCGCTTCACCCATATGTTGTATTTCGCTACACTGGCTCTTGTGATCTACATGCACCTTGCTATCTGGCTCTTCGTCTTCAAGGTGGGCAAATCGGGACCTGTCCAGGCAGGTGTGCTGATGGGCATCTCGGTCTTCACAGTCTCGTTCACCCGGATGTGCGGCAACCTCACGGCCTATGTTGCTCGGGCGCTTACTGATGCGCAATCGACTATTGATACCGTTAACCTTTGGGCCCTGGCGGTCTTTGCTCTGATTAACCTAAGCCTGTTCGTCATCACCTATAGATTGCAGAGAAAGATCGCTGACAGTGCGTCAGCCGAGAACCAAGCAAGTGTGAAAACGAGTCTGGAAACCTGCGCCCAGGAACTGGCGACACGGTTTTCCCTAAGTCAGAGGGAGTATCAGGTACTGTTGGAATATGCGGCTGGTCGCAGTGCGCCTTTCATAGCCAAGAAGTACTACCTGTCGGTTTTCACTGTCAAGAACTATGTAGGCCGCTTCTATGCCAAGATGGGTATCCACGATCGGCAACAATTGCTGGACTTGCTGGAAGCTGAAGAACGAAGGAAGTAA
- a CDS encoding helix-turn-helix transcriptional regulator codes for MAVMLTALAILFLCLLGATYHRPSRGFVTAGAVLYLLGYIGSQSILWFPNLSGSLLAVSGLLLGVGLSLLIMTWLWHLRLRNIRLTFALLLIALCLTAALNMALHWVPWQIESGVRLALACVGSLGALHATRSPRYVQEAIAADNGTNSKWWEIFGHLNLPFAKDSDDFTPPYARVLFFVVTPLVVLLLFVVNRGVDSGATTLLGGLYTPEMIAGLLCAPSAAILLLVYSDQGLVSTICRLYLPMLALALFAIVPFATSDAKMLIMHIGIDVFCSIYALLLSAMLLAVANRMRSLLLPSAALLLIALSLVALLAFRGTEAGFLGSYRPQVGIALFACAVGLLLLTPGSRIWRMLIEGAADESEKIAPSLQARCAVLAKAYHLTEREAEIIPLLGRGYGASHVAEILVVAESTIRSHRGNIYRKLNINSREALLDLLDSPAIDSDPDNG; via the coding sequence ATGGCTGTCATGTTGACTGCGCTGGCGATCCTCTTCCTCTGTTTGTTAGGAGCCACCTACCATCGCCCTAGCAGGGGGTTTGTGACCGCAGGGGCAGTTCTCTATCTGCTCGGCTACATCGGCTCCCAGAGCATACTCTGGTTCCCCAATCTGTCCGGATCGCTCCTTGCCGTATCAGGCCTTCTACTCGGCGTGGGGCTCAGTCTCCTCATCATGACTTGGCTCTGGCACTTGCGGTTGCGAAACATACGTCTCACCTTTGCGTTGCTACTCATCGCACTTTGTCTCACTGCCGCGCTCAACATGGCTTTGCACTGGGTGCCCTGGCAGATTGAATCAGGTGTACGTCTTGCGCTTGCCTGCGTCGGTTCGCTTGGCGCGCTGCATGCAACCAGATCCCCGCGGTACGTCCAAGAGGCCATTGCGGCGGACAATGGCACGAACTCCAAATGGTGGGAAATCTTCGGCCACCTCAATCTCCCGTTCGCCAAAGACTCAGATGATTTCACCCCACCCTACGCACGCGTACTCTTCTTCGTCGTGACACCCCTCGTCGTCCTCCTGCTCTTCGTCGTCAACCGGGGTGTGGACAGCGGTGCGACGACACTCCTAGGCGGACTCTACACTCCTGAGATGATCGCCGGCCTCCTCTGTGCGCCGAGCGCCGCGATCCTGCTACTCGTATACAGTGATCAGGGTCTCGTCAGCACCATCTGCCGTCTGTATCTCCCGATGTTGGCGCTTGCCCTGTTCGCTATCGTCCCATTCGCCACAAGCGACGCCAAAATGCTGATCATGCACATCGGCATCGACGTCTTCTGCTCGATCTACGCCCTCTTGCTCTCAGCAATGCTGCTTGCCGTCGCCAATCGCATGCGCTCGCTGCTGCTGCCGTCTGCTGCCCTGCTACTGATCGCGCTTAGCCTCGTCGCGTTGCTTGCCTTCAGGGGCACTGAAGCTGGATTCCTCGGCAGTTATCGACCTCAGGTCGGCATTGCGCTGTTTGCCTGCGCCGTGGGGCTGCTTCTGCTCACGCCAGGGTCGCGGATATGGCGGATGCTTATTGAAGGCGCGGCGGATGAAAGTGAGAAGATCGCGCCTTCCTTACAAGCACGCTGCGCCGTTCTGGCCAAAGCCTATCATCTCACTGAACGTGAGGCTGAGATCATCCCCTTGCTCGGACGTGGCTACGGCGCGAGTCATGTCGCCGAGATACTCGTCGTAGCGGAGAGCACCATCCGCAGTCATCGCGGCAACATCTACCGGAAGCTCAACATCAACTCGCGCGAGGCGCTGCTTGACTTGCTTGACAGCCCAGCGATCGACAGCGACCCAGACAACGGTTGA
- a CDS encoding TAT pathway signal sequence, protein MELTRRDFMKGTTVLAFGALGAYALGGCAASGGNPPAASGGGAAPKKVTLHRGYFSAHTSRSYAQAVVAVDESGKIVACDIEDFQLMDSAHAWTPVPNSKSDLGKGYAAGMVLISKKDNDKVLSKWMADEGGSKQLWSISMAAIEAFVVGKSPADLTSVKIDDISGATLVDRVNYVKGVAAVAADNTLTTEGSFDGDASEIRIGHVDAVCHGTFAFANAVSLVHSDTFVGVSIDEFQFLDAKTAGLISVPNSDKLLGQSYAAGQMLMSKSINSKIYSEHMVGATKQWLDSMKAIEKALVGQKVSSVSVDSPDDVSGATLADTANYVKAAVSAAKAAKG, encoded by the coding sequence ATGGAACTAACGAGGCGCGATTTCATGAAGGGCACCACTGTACTGGCTTTCGGCGCGCTGGGCGCTTACGCCCTTGGAGGCTGTGCGGCAAGCGGCGGGAATCCACCCGCGGCGTCGGGCGGCGGAGCCGCTCCGAAAAAGGTCACGCTGCACCGTGGCTATTTCTCAGCTCACACCAGCCGCTCTTACGCGCAGGCTGTTGTAGCTGTCGACGAGAGCGGCAAGATCGTCGCTTGCGACATCGAGGATTTCCAATTAATGGATTCAGCCCACGCATGGACGCCGGTACCGAACTCCAAATCCGACTTGGGCAAAGGCTATGCTGCTGGCATGGTTCTCATCTCGAAGAAGGACAACGACAAGGTCTTGTCCAAGTGGATGGCCGACGAGGGCGGATCCAAACAGCTCTGGTCTATATCCATGGCCGCAATCGAGGCTTTTGTCGTGGGCAAATCACCAGCTGACCTGACCAGTGTGAAGATCGACGATATCTCGGGCGCAACCCTCGTTGACAGGGTCAATTACGTGAAGGGCGTTGCCGCGGTTGCAGCCGACAATACGCTCACCACCGAAGGCAGCTTCGACGGGGATGCCAGCGAAATCAGGATCGGCCACGTCGATGCCGTCTGCCACGGCACCTTTGCCTTCGCGAATGCCGTCTCACTTGTGCATTCAGACACCTTCGTGGGTGTCAGCATCGACGAGTTCCAGTTCTTGGACGCCAAGACCGCTGGCCTCATATCGGTGCCAAACTCGGACAAACTACTCGGCCAGAGTTACGCCGCGGGCCAAATGCTCATGTCCAAGTCGATTAACAGTAAGATATACTCCGAGCATATGGTCGGCGCGACCAAACAGTGGCTCGACTCGATGAAAGCCATCGAGAAAGCACTGGTCGGGCAGAAGGTCTCCAGCGTTTCCGTGGATAGTCCTGATGACGTCTCCGGTGCCACATTGGCAGACACCGCCAACTACGTGAAGGCTGCGGTGAGCGCCGCAAAGGCCGCCAAAGGGTGA
- a CDS encoding ECF transporter S component, with translation MQPGRLERSPKQFAALIILALMAMVMSFIQLSSFPGAEWLKYDPSGVVVLLAGFLYGPWYGAAVAAFAWAPQLATSPFDAIMNTMFSVSYVVVTALVYRQAPRFMRAVLGICAGILAAVTASICLNFVVTPFYLSRTYEDVVALVLPTLLPFNLGKAVLNGVIALIAYRGLESLLTDEENRS, from the coding sequence ATGCAGCCGGGCAGATTGGAACGCTCGCCAAAGCAGTTCGCCGCGCTCATCATACTCGCGCTCATGGCCATGGTGATGAGCTTCATTCAACTGTCGTCTTTCCCTGGTGCCGAGTGGTTGAAGTACGACCCTTCGGGCGTCGTTGTGCTTCTGGCAGGTTTTCTCTACGGTCCTTGGTACGGTGCGGCCGTAGCCGCCTTTGCTTGGGCACCCCAATTAGCCACCAGCCCGTTCGATGCAATCATGAACACTATGTTCTCGGTCTCATACGTCGTGGTCACCGCGCTCGTCTACCGCCAGGCTCCGAGATTCATGCGCGCCGTGCTCGGCATCTGCGCCGGTATCCTTGCCGCAGTGACCGCCTCGATCTGCCTCAACTTCGTCGTCACACCGTTCTACCTGTCTCGCACTTATGAAGATGTTGTGGCCCTCGTCCTGCCCACCTTGCTGCCTTTCAACCTCGGCAAGGCTGTGCTCAACGGTGTCATCGCACTCATCGCCTATCGCGGTCTCGAGTCCCTGCTGACCGACGAGGAGAATAGAAGTTGA
- a CDS encoding FAD:protein FMN transferase, translated as MAAVPSTPFTREFFAFNTTNRVSAWTADAAALDEVVALCVRYEKLFSRTDPISELTRLNLACGEPMDVDGELAALTSAAFGYSKASGGLYDVTMGAVVRLWDFKGQVIPTEQQIAEALCHVDYRRVHVEGATVQLEDPLATIDLGGIAKGYIADRLIETLVAHGVESALVNLGGNVAVLGGKPDGTAWRIGLRRPQSSLMQQAPQSFGMFEVRDRSVVTSGVYERAFEREGRLYHHILDPRSGYPADTDLLGASVVAERSLDADGYSTALIIMGLDKALGFIEDQPGLEAVFVTTSGEVYASSGIGTLLPFKLLDC; from the coding sequence ATGGCCGCTGTACCATCAACACCGTTTACCCGTGAGTTCTTTGCATTCAACACCACGAACCGTGTCAGTGCCTGGACGGCCGATGCCGCCGCCCTTGACGAAGTCGTGGCGCTTTGTGTGCGTTACGAAAAGCTCTTCTCGCGCACCGACCCGATAAGCGAGCTTACGCGTCTGAATCTGGCCTGTGGCGAACCGATGGATGTCGACGGCGAGCTCGCGGCACTTACCAGCGCTGCCTTCGGGTACAGCAAAGCGTCCGGTGGACTCTATGACGTGACGATGGGGGCCGTTGTTCGACTGTGGGATTTCAAGGGGCAGGTTATCCCGACTGAGCAGCAAATCGCTGAGGCGCTGTGTCATGTCGACTACCGCCGAGTGCATGTGGAGGGCGCGACCGTGCAGCTCGAGGACCCCCTCGCCACGATCGACCTCGGCGGCATCGCCAAAGGCTACATTGCCGACCGGCTCATCGAGACTCTGGTTGCGCATGGCGTAGAAAGCGCACTCGTCAACCTTGGGGGCAATGTTGCGGTGCTCGGTGGCAAGCCAGATGGCACCGCCTGGCGCATTGGTCTGCGCAGGCCGCAGTCCTCCTTGATGCAGCAGGCCCCCCAGTCCTTCGGAATGTTTGAGGTGCGCGACCGATCAGTGGTGACGAGCGGCGTCTACGAGCGCGCCTTTGAACGCGAGGGACGGCTCTACCATCACATCCTCGACCCGCGCAGCGGTTATCCAGCGGATACCGACCTGCTCGGTGCTTCGGTCGTCGCCGAGCGCTCCCTCGACGCTGACGGCTATTCGACGGCACTGATCATCATGGGGCTCGACAAGGCGCTCGGCTTCATTGAAGATCAACCGGGTCTCGAAGCGGTCTTCGTCACCACCTCAGGTGAGGTCTATGCGAGTTCAGGAATCGGTACCTTGCTGCCCTTCAAACTCCTGGATTGCTGA
- a CDS encoding DUF2064 domain-containing protein, translating into MPTRRNALLVFSKPPIPGLVKTRLSTQKDGWYSLEIAAWLYNCMFFDVLEITCDALTDLEAKQAAENRPGDPTDVYDIFISTTPAENVAVMEKCLADSGQWPRRFTVIHDTGASFDEHYNDAFEQVFSLGYDTILSYGADMPALTKSVIIEGLEKLQRLSETEKGGFVLSPDQQMGVSLVGWTKDAHMDHTGVFYNVDGLTVLPAYIQKAEARGVPTFYLPAVPDVDTILDLLHAVTLMEAMEYCSRYESLTVPWRTLGAVRELNIQVLVPPNELRDSREGIDT; encoded by the coding sequence ATGCCCACAAGAAGAAACGCGCTGCTTGTCTTCAGCAAGCCGCCCATACCGGGCCTGGTGAAGACCCGATTGAGCACTCAGAAGGACGGATGGTATTCGCTGGAGATAGCCGCCTGGCTCTACAACTGCATGTTCTTCGACGTGCTGGAAATCACCTGCGACGCGCTCACCGACCTGGAAGCCAAGCAGGCCGCCGAGAACCGCCCCGGTGATCCGACGGACGTCTACGACATCTTCATCTCAACAACCCCTGCCGAGAACGTCGCCGTCATGGAGAAGTGCCTTGCGGATTCCGGACAGTGGCCTCGCAGGTTCACAGTGATCCACGACACGGGCGCAAGCTTCGACGAGCATTACAACGATGCCTTTGAGCAGGTCTTCTCCCTGGGATACGACACTATCCTGTCGTACGGGGCCGATATGCCCGCCCTCACGAAATCGGTCATCATCGAAGGACTCGAGAAGCTGCAACGGCTGTCCGAGACGGAGAAGGGCGGATTCGTGCTTTCGCCCGACCAGCAAATGGGTGTTTCGCTGGTCGGCTGGACCAAGGATGCACACATGGACCACACCGGCGTCTTCTACAATGTGGACGGCCTGACGGTGCTCCCGGCCTATATCCAGAAGGCCGAAGCTCGGGGCGTCCCGACGTTCTATCTCCCCGCAGTTCCCGACGTGGACACGATACTTGACCTCCTTCACGCCGTGACCTTGATGGAAGCCATGGAGTACTGCTCCCGTTACGAGAGTCTCACGGTGCCTTGGCGCACATTAGGCGCCGTGCGCGAGCTGAATATCCAAGTGCTCGTCCCGCCAAACGAGCTTCGCGATTCCCGAGAGGGAATCGATACCTGA
- a CDS encoding sporulation protein, producing the protein MPIINSLMDSWKHSYTVRRVFGEPVISNNVTVIPVAMVAGGGGGGAGGSTEADGSEGEGGGFGGVARPAGVYVVKADSVEWVPALDITLLGLAGIALTALITLTIGRAIRKRR; encoded by the coding sequence ATGCCCATTATCAACAGTCTGATGGATTCCTGGAAACACAGCTACACAGTGCGCCGAGTGTTCGGCGAGCCGGTCATATCCAACAACGTCACCGTGATTCCGGTGGCAATGGTCGCCGGCGGCGGAGGTGGTGGGGCAGGCGGTTCCACGGAGGCTGACGGCAGCGAAGGTGAAGGCGGCGGGTTCGGCGGAGTCGCTCGGCCGGCCGGCGTGTACGTGGTGAAGGCAGACAGCGTCGAGTGGGTTCCTGCGCTCGACATCACGCTGCTGGGCCTAGCCGGGATAGCGTTGACCGCTCTGATCACTCTCACGATCGGGCGGGCGATCAGAAAACGGCGATAG
- a CDS encoding class I SAM-dependent methyltransferase gives MKSERESWNERYLGKEYAMGPEPSAFLAESIGFIELEVFGRNALDVACGEGRNSIFLAHEGFDVIGVDNSDVGIAKARAWAQREGVQVEFLRLDLREEVPEGPFDLIIVFNFLLRELIPKLYDLLSDGGFLLMESILATPANAERYRAEFVLAPGEIVQLFDSLDGDIVTSSEQPERDRARLLFRKSLG, from the coding sequence ATGAAGTCCGAACGCGAATCATGGAACGAGCGCTACTTGGGCAAGGAGTACGCCATGGGCCCCGAGCCCTCGGCATTTCTGGCTGAGAGCATCGGGTTCATCGAGCTCGAAGTGTTCGGACGGAATGCTCTGGACGTCGCCTGTGGCGAGGGGCGCAACAGCATCTTCCTCGCGCATGAGGGGTTTGACGTGATCGGCGTGGACAACTCCGACGTCGGTATCGCCAAGGCGCGCGCCTGGGCGCAGCGCGAAGGAGTTCAGGTCGAGTTTCTCCGGCTTGATCTGCGCGAAGAGGTGCCGGAAGGGCCATTCGATCTCATCATCGTTTTCAATTTCCTGCTGCGAGAACTCATCCCAAAGCTCTATGACCTGCTAAGCGATGGTGGATTTCTGCTGATGGAATCGATTCTGGCCACACCAGCGAACGCTGAACGTTACAGGGCTGAGTTCGTACTTGCGCCCGGCGAAATAGTGCAGCTGTTCGATAGCTTGGACGGGGATATTGTGACGAGTTCCGAACAACCGGAGCGCGACAGAGCGAGGCTGTTGTTCCGGAAGTCCCTCGGCTAA